One Arcobacter arenosus DNA window includes the following coding sequences:
- a CDS encoding helicase-related protein, producing MKETFQEQLQSFLKCDLKSLFPLARSMNRKLKFFVGPTNSGKTYNAMSELKKANSGLYLAPLRLLALEGYEDLKQNNIEATLITGEEQIIDEDAAHVCSTIEMLDFNLDVDTAIIDEVQMLDDEDRGWAWVNAIIGCPAKTVIMTGSVNALDAVTKIAAYLGEELEVVKHKRKTPLKVMARHTSLEHLEAGTALIAFSRSDVLKLKQKLQKKYRVSVIYGNLSPEVRRDEARRFREKQSDILIATDAISMGLNLPIKNILFTTDTKFDGVSRRKLSVNEIVQIAGRAGRYGHHEVGFLGATRRDVLEYIKEEFNSPIRTIKPPYKVKMSSEQLEELASHIKTKSLTKILKYFKDNMNFDGPFIASNISSMLEAATIIDKREKLSLEDKYLLAQAPITTKSTIILQAYEAYVASVIRNKICRYKPSITLPKKAVTAKDLLLVEDEVKKISLYLWLSYKFPDIFPDYDKAVILRNSFNSFIEKTLKSNLKIKEPEFKKKYTRPIRRNGRSRY from the coding sequence ATGAAAGAAACATTCCAAGAACAATTACAATCATTTTTAAAGTGTGATTTAAAATCACTTTTTCCCCTAGCACGTAGTATGAATAGAAAACTAAAGTTTTTTGTAGGACCAACAAACTCTGGTAAAACCTATAATGCAATGAGTGAATTAAAAAAAGCAAATAGTGGTTTGTATTTAGCTCCACTTAGACTTCTTGCTTTAGAAGGTTATGAAGATTTAAAACAAAACAATATTGAAGCAACTTTAATCACCGGTGAAGAGCAAATTATAGATGAAGATGCAGCTCATGTATGTTCAACTATTGAGATGTTAGATTTTAATTTAGATGTTGATACAGCTATTATTGATGAAGTTCAAATGTTGGATGATGAAGATAGAGGTTGGGCATGGGTAAATGCAATTATTGGGTGTCCTGCAAAAACTGTTATTATGACTGGTAGTGTAAATGCTTTAGATGCAGTTACAAAAATAGCAGCATACCTAGGTGAAGAGCTTGAAGTTGTAAAACATAAAAGAAAAACTCCTTTAAAAGTTATGGCAAGACATACCTCTTTAGAACACTTAGAAGCAGGTACTGCTTTAATTGCTTTTTCTAGAAGTGACGTTTTAAAATTAAAACAAAAGTTACAAAAAAAATATAGAGTTTCAGTGATTTATGGAAATTTATCCCCTGAAGTAAGACGTGATGAAGCAAGACGTTTTAGGGAAAAACAAAGTGATATCTTAATAGCAACGGATGCAATCTCTATGGGATTAAATCTTCCTATTAAAAATATTCTTTTTACAACAGATACTAAGTTTGATGGTGTGAGCAGAAGAAAGCTAAGTGTTAATGAAATTGTTCAAATTGCCGGTCGTGCGGGAAGATATGGACACCATGAAGTAGGATTTCTAGGGGCAACTAGAAGAGATGTTTTAGAATATATAAAAGAGGAGTTTAATTCACCAATTAGAACTATTAAACCCCCTTATAAAGTTAAAATGAGTAGTGAACAACTTGAAGAATTAGCGTCACATATTAAAACAAAATCGCTAACAAAAATTTTAAAATATTTTAAAGATAATATGAATTTTGATGGACCTTTTATAGCTTCAAATATTTCATCTATGCTTGAAGCAGCAACAATTATTGATAAAAGAGAAAAATTAAGTTTAGAAGATAAATATTTATTAGCTCAAGCACCAATTACAACAAAATCAACTATTATTTTACAAGCTTATGAAGCCTATGTTGCTTCTGTTATAAGAAATAAAATTTGTAGATACAAACCATCAATTACCTTACCTAAAAAAGCAGTAACAGCAAAGGATTTATTATTAGTAGAAGATGAAGTTAAAAAAATCTCACTTTATTTATGGTTATCATATAAATTCCCAGATATTTTTCCAGATTATGATAAAGCTGTGATTTTAAGAAATAGTTTTAATAGTTTTATAGAAAAAACATTGAAGTCAAATCTTAAGATAAAAGAGCCTGAATTTAAGAAAAAATATACTAGACCAATAAGAAGAAATGGAAGAAGTCGTTATTAA
- the trmA gene encoding tRNA (uridine(54)-C5)-methyltransferase TrmA, with translation MTCEYFGKCGSCKLYEMNYEQQLEYKIKREKQRFSNFTDIEFDIIRSEEENFRYRAEFRIWKNFDDGDNPTISYAMTSFEKNTLEIDSCQIVSKQIQELMPVLLEKLQNDEEFRFKLYAIEFLNSTTQDMLVTLIYHKKLGENWIQKAKNLEEELNIKIIGRSRKQKEVLSEDFINEELNIDGENFKFHYKEGGFTQPNTKVNVKMIEWVLKHLEKSDKDLCELYCGGGNFTIPLSKKFNKVLATEISKTSINSALENCKLNSIENIDFIRMSAEEFVEALEEKREFRRLKDVDLKSYNFDTIFVDPPRAGLDDTTRNLVKDYEKIIYISCNPETLHRDLQTLTKTHEIKNFALFDQFSYTEHIESGIVLQKV, from the coding sequence ATGACATGCGAATATTTTGGTAAATGTGGTTCTTGTAAACTTTATGAAATGAACTATGAGCAACAACTTGAATACAAAATAAAAAGAGAAAAACAAAGATTTTCTAATTTTACAGATATAGAGTTTGATATTATAAGAAGTGAAGAGGAAAATTTTAGATATAGAGCAGAGTTTAGAATATGGAAAAACTTTGATGATGGTGATAATCCAACTATTTCTTATGCTATGACATCTTTTGAAAAAAACACTTTAGAGATAGATTCTTGCCAAATAGTTTCAAAACAAATTCAAGAGCTTATGCCTGTATTACTTGAAAAGCTACAAAATGACGAAGAGTTTAGATTTAAATTATATGCAATTGAGTTTTTAAATTCAACAACACAAGATATGCTTGTAACTTTAATTTATCACAAAAAGCTTGGGGAAAACTGGATTCAAAAAGCAAAAAATCTAGAAGAAGAATTAAATATAAAAATCATAGGAAGAAGTAGAAAACAAAAAGAGGTTTTAAGTGAAGACTTTATCAATGAAGAACTAAATATTGATGGAGAAAATTTTAAATTTCATTATAAAGAGGGTGGATTTACTCAGCCAAATACAAAAGTAAATGTTAAGATGATTGAATGGGTTTTAAAACATCTAGAAAAATCTGACAAAGATTTATGTGAATTATATTGTGGAGGTGGGAACTTTACAATACCATTAAGTAAAAAATTTAATAAAGTTTTAGCAACAGAAATATCAAAAACATCTATCAATTCAGCTTTAGAAAATTGCAAGTTAAATAGTATAGAAAATATTGATTTTATTAGAATGAGTGCTGAAGAGTTTGTTGAAGCTTTAGAAGAAAAAAGAGAGTTTAGAAGATTAAAAGATGTTGATTTAAAATCATATAACTTTGATACTATTTTTGTGGATCCTCCAAGAGCAGGTTTAGATGATACCACTAGAAATTTAGTAAAAGATTACGAAAAGATAATTTATATATCTTGTAATCCAGAAACACTTCATAGAGATTTGCAGACTTTAACAAAAACTCATGAAATTAAAAATTTCGCACTTTTTGACCAATTTTCTTATACTGAACATATAGAATCTGGAATAGTTTTACAAAAAGTATAA